One stretch of Kwoniella pini CBS 10737 chromosome 3, complete sequence DNA includes these proteins:
- a CDS encoding chorismate synthase has product MSSFGQNYRVHTYGESHCKSVGCIVDGVPPGLKLTEEDIQVQLSRRRPGQSDITTARSEFDTVHLQSGTEHGVTLGTPIGLLVQNKDQRPHDYAETDLYPRPSHADYTYLAKYGLKASSGGGRASARETIGRVAAGAIAEKYLKEAYGIEIVAFVASVGKVALPFAEEEDEVLGKEYMDLVNTVTREQVDKEITRCPHKETSKKMEEAIRAAKAKDDSLGGSLTCVIRNAPAGLGEPAFDKLEAVLAHAMLSIPSTKSFEIGSGLRGTTFPGSIHNDPFIEGVDSRTGEQTLRTSTNWSGGIQGGISNGEDIYFRIGFKPPATIAQAQSTARYDGSDGVLAAKGRHDPCVVPRAVPIVETMAAIVIMDMVLQQNARKATASLLPPLTHLPPTMVLPGKSTVQAVVNGKDVGEVQSQKVGEE; this is encoded by the exons atgtCTTCATTCGGTCAAAACTATAGAGTGCATACTTACGGTGAATCTCACTGTAAATCTGTTGGTTGTATCGTTGATGGTGTTCCTCCC GGATTAAAATTGACTGAAGAGGATATCCAAGttcaattatcaagaagaagaccaGGTCAAAGTGATATCACAACAGCT CGATCCGAATTTGATACTGTACACCTTCAATCCGGTACAGAACATGGTGTAACTTTAGGTACACCAATAGGTCTTTTAGTACAAAACAAAGATCAACGTCCACACGATTACGCAGAAACCGATCTTTACCCTCGACCTTCTCATGCAGATTACACTTACCTCGCTAAATATGGATtaaaagcttcttcaggtggTGGTAGAGCTTCAGCAAGAGAAACTATCGGAAGAGTAGCAGCTGGAGCTATCGCTGAGAAGTACCTCAAAGAGGCTTACGGTATTGAAATCGTAGCTTTCGTAGCATCTGTTGGGAAAGTAGCTCTTCCTTttgctgaagaagaggatgaagttttaggtaaagaataTATGGATTTGGTTAATACCGTAACGAGAGAACAAGTCGACAAGGAAATCACAAGATGCCCTCACAAAGAGACCAGTAAAAAGATGGAGGAG GCTATTCGAGCGGCAAAAGCCAAAGATGATTCTCTTGGTGGATCATTGACATGTGTAATCAGAAATGCCCCAGCTGGTCTTGGTGAACCAGCTTTCGATAAATTAGAAGCTGTTTTAGCTCATGCTATGTTATCTATTCCTTCAACTAAATCCTTCGAAATTGGTTCTGGTTTAAGAGGAACTACATTCCCAGGATCAATACATAATGATCCATTCATCGAGGGTGTTGATTCTCGAACAGGAGAACAAACTTTGAGAACAAGTACGAATTGGTCTGGAGGTATTCAAGGTGGTATTTCTAACGGAGAGGATATTTACTTTAG AATCGGTTTCAAACCTCCTGCTACTATCGCTCAAGCACAATCTACAGCAAGATACGATGGATCCGATGGTGTTTTAGCTGCTAAAGGAAGACATGATCCTTGTGTAGTACCTAGAGCAGTCCCTATTGTAGAAACTATGGCTGCTATCGTAATCATGGA TATGGTTTTACAACAAAACGCACGAAAAGCGACAGCATCTCTCCTTCCTCCTCTTACACACTTACCACCTACAATGGTACTTCCAGGTAAATCTACCGTACAAGCCGTTGTGAATGGTAAAGATGTCGGAGAAGTTCAAAGTCAGAAAGTTGGTGAGGAATAG